AGCGAAGGCGGCCGCAATCATGCGCCGGTGCATGTCGGTCCGCGCGAGCTCAACGACGTGTTCATGCTGCCGTTCGAAATGGCCGTGAAGCTCGCGAACGCGGGCTCGGTGATGCCCGCGTATCACGACGTCGATGGCGTGCCTTGCCATGGCGATCGCACGCTGCTGCACGACACGCTGCGTGAGAAGTGGGGCTTCGACGGTCTCGTCGTCGCGGATTACGCGGGCGTGGACCTGCTTTACAGCCATCATGCGGTAGCGCGCGACAGCGCGTCGGCCGCGGCTCTCGCGTTCAACTCCGGCCTCGACGTCGAGCTGCCGGGCCACGAGTGCGCGGTGCATCTGAAGGAGGCGCTCGAGCGCAACGAGATCACCGAAGCGACGATCGACACCGCCGTCACGCGCGTGCTGCGCGTGAAATTCCAGCTCGGCCTGTTCGAGAATCCGTATGTCGATCCCGAACGCGTCGACGTGAAGAGTGCGGCCGCGGGCGATACCGCGTATCAGGTCGCGCTCGAATCGGCGGTGCTGCTGCGCAATCAGGGCGACGTGCTGCCGCTCGACGCGAACGGCGCCGACAAAATCGCGGTGATCGGCCCGACCGCCGACGATCCGCTCGCGCTCCTCGCCGGCTACAGCTTCCCGGTGCATCTGATCAACAGCGGCGAGCAGTCCACTGCTTCGATCGCGACGCCGCTGCGTTCGCTGCGCGCGTTGCTCGGCAATGAGCGCGTGATTCACGCGCAGGGCTGCGACATCATCAAGGAACGCCGCGCGGGCGCGCCGGTGTTCCCGGGCGACGTGTCGCTCGATCTGACCGGCGACGCGCATTGCGACGAACTGATCAGCAAGGACACCGACGGCATCGCGGCGGCGGTCGAGGCCGCCCGGCAAGCCGGCGTCGCGCTGGTGTTCGTCGGCGATCTGGCGGGCCTGTTCCAGTCCGGCACGGTCGGCGAAGGGTCCGATACCGACAGCCTCGACCTGCCGGGCGTGCAGCAGGCGTTGCTGCAGGCGGTGGTCGACAGCGGCACGCCGACGGTCGTCGTGATGACGGGCGGCCGCCCGTACAATCTCGGCGGCCTCGAAGATCGCATCGCCGCGCAGATCATGGCGTTCGCGCCGGGCGAGCGCGGCGCCGAAGCGCTGGCCGATCTGCTCGTGGGCCGCGCCAACTTCAGCGGCCGTCTGCCGCTGTCGGTGCCGAAGAGCGCGGGCGCCGTGCCGTACGTGTATAACCATCGTCTGAAAAGCGCTGGAACGCCGATTGCATACCATTTCGGTTGCCGCTATCCGTTCGGCTTCGGTCTCGGCTATACGCAGTTCCGTTACGGCGATCTCGCGCTCGCGCACAGCGAAGTGCCGATCGAAGACGGGACGATCGAGCTGAGCTTCACGCTCGACAACATCGGTGCGCGCGACGGCACCGAGATCGTGCAGATCTATGTGCGTGACCGTCACGCGTCGGTCGCGCGGCCGGTGCGCGAGCTGAAAGCGTTTGCGCGCGTGCCGCTCGCGGCCGGTGCCTCGGCGCGTGTGCGCGTGAAGCTGCCGGTCGATATGCTTAACTTCACCGACGCGCGCGGCGAGCGTATCGTCGAGCCCGGTGATTTCGATCTGCTCGTCGGCAGTTCGAGCCGCGACATTCATCTGAGCGGCACGGTCGCGGTCGCGGGCTCCGCGACCAGAACGCTCGAACGCAACTGGCGCATGCTGAGCGAAGTCGAGATCGTGGCCTAAGCGGCGGGTCGGGGCGGCGAGTGCCGCCCTGTGTGTGGTCCTACTCGTTTCAAGTGGAAAATCTGATGTCGTACGCAACCTATCCAAGCCTGGCGGACAAAACCATCGTCGTAACCGGCGGCGGCAGCGGGATCGGCGCCGCGATCGTCGAGGCCTTCGCGCAGCAAGGCGCGCGCGTGTTCTTCCTCGACGTCGCCGAGCACGATTCGCTCGCGCTGCAGGAAACGCTTCGCCACGCGAAGCATCAACCGCTGTTCCGCCGCTGCGACCTGAAAAATGTCGATGCAATCGAAAGCACGTTTGCGGCCATCGTCGAAGCGGCAGGTCCGATCGATGTGCTCGTCAACAACGCCGGCAATGACGACCGGCACGAAATCGGCGATCTCACCGCGAGCTACTGGGACGACCGTATCGCGGTGAATCTGCGCCACCAGTTCTTCTGCGCGCAAGCCGCCGCGAACGGCATGCGTCGCGCGGGGCGCGGCGTGATCCTGAATCTGGGCTCGGTGTCGTGGCATCTCGCGCTGCCGAACCTCGCGATCTATATGACGGCCAAGGCCGGCATCGAAGGGCTCACGCGGGGTCTCGCGCGCGATCTAGGCGGCGCGGGCATCCGCGTGAACTGCATCATTCCGGGTGCGGTGAAGACGCCGCGGCAAATGCAGTTGTGGCAATCGGCGGAGAGCGAAGCGAAGGTCGTCGCGAGTCAGTGTCTGCAACTGCGCATCGAGCCCGAGCACGTCGCGCGCATGGCGTTGTTCCTCGCGTCCGACGACGCGTCGCGCTGCTCCGGTCGTGATTACTTCGTCGACGCAGGGTGGTACGGAGAATGAGCATGCCGGTACCTGTGTGCGTATGGGCGGTCGGCGCCGAACTGGCTGAAGGGCCGCTGTGGCAGGCCGCCGAGAACGCCGTGTATTTCGTCGATATCAAGGGGCGCCGGATTCATCGGCTGTCCGTCGCGACCGGCGAGCAGCGGACGTGGCAGGCGCCCGACCAGCCCGGTTTTCTGGCGCCGCTCGCTAACGGCACGTTCGTGTGCGGGCTGCCAGGCGGCCTGCATCGCTTCGATCCGGCGAGCGGGGAGTTCAGCAAACTCGCCGACGTCGAACCGCATCTGCCGGGCAACCGCCTGAACGACGGTTTCGTCGATGCCCAGGGGCGCTTGTGGTTCGGCTCTATGGACGATGCCGAACAGGCGCCGAGCGGCACGCTGTATCGCGTGAGCGAGCGAGGCGCGGTGATCGCGCAGGACGATGACTACGTGATCACGAACGGCCCGGCGATGAGCCCGGACGGCCGCACGCTGTATCACAACGACACGATGCGGCGCGTGGTCTATGCGTTCGACGTCGCCGCGGACGGCACGCTGTCGGGCAAGCGCATCTTCGCCGCGATCTCGGGCGACGGCCATCCCGACGGCATGGCCGTCGATGCCGACGGCTTCGTGTGGATCGCGCTGTTCGGCGGCTGGCGGATCGAGCGTTACTCACCGGCGGGCGAACTGGTCGATCAGGTGCCGTTGCCGTGCGCGAACGTGACGAAGCTCGCGTTCGGCGGCGACGATCTGCAAACCGTCTATGTGACGACCGCATGGAAGGGGCTGACTGCCGTCGAGCGCCAGCATCAGCCGCAGGCGGGCGGGCTGTTCTCGTTCCGAGCACTAGTGGCGGGACAGGTTCATGCTCGCTGCACGGTGGGCTTCGAGCGTTAAGACGACAAAACACAGCGACAGGACAAGCCGCAATACGCAACCCTGACGTTGCCTGGTCGCTCCGCAAGGAGCGGCCCGCTATCATGTGCGTTCCATGACTTCCGCGCATTCGCCCCGATTCCTATCATGACGTCCAGGCCGCCAGTTCCGCCCCGCATGTCCGATGTTGCCGAACGTGCGGGCGTCTCGAAGATGACCGTGTCGCGCGTGCTCGCGGGCCGCAACGTGTCGCAAGCGACCCGCGAACGCGTGCAAAAGGTCATCGACGAACTCGGTTACGTCGCCGATGCGGCGGCGGGCGCGCTGTCGTCGGGACGCTCGGAGTTCGTCGCGGTGCTGGTGCCGTCGCTGTCCAGCTCGAACTTCTCCGACACCGTGCGCGGCCTGAATGCCGCACTGAATCCGCATGGTCTGCAACTGCTGCTCGGCGATACGGACTACCTGCTGGAACAGGAAGAACTGCTGGTGCGCTCGATGCTGCGCCACCAGCCGCGCTGCGTCGCTTTGACGGGCGGCCGGCACACCGACGCGACGCGCATGCTGTTGCAGCGCGCCGGTATCCCGGTCGTCGAAATGTGGGATTTGCCCAGCGATCCGATCGATACGGTCGTCGGCTTTTCGAACTCGGCGGCGGCGCGCGCGATGGTCCGCCATCTGCACGAGCGCGGTTATCGCCGGATCGGCTTTATCGCGGGCGCCAGCGAGCGCGACCGGCGCGGGCACGACCGGATGCGCGGCTACGTCGCCGAAGTCAAGGCGCTGGGACTCGGCGAGCCGCGCGTGATCCGGCTTGGCGATTCGCCGATCACGATGAGCCACGGCGCGCCGGCGATCAGCGCGTTGCTGGACACGTGGCCCGATACCGAGGCCGTGATGTGCGTGAGCGACATGTCGGCGTTCGGCGCGATCATGGAGTGCCATCGGCGCGGGCTGTCGGTGCCGGGCGACATCGCGGTTGCCGGTTTCGGCAACTTCGAGGTGTCGTGGTGCTGTCAGCCGACCATCACGACGGTATCGGTCGATGCGTACGGCATCGGCCTGCGCGCCGGCGAGACGCTGCTCGCGGCGCTCGCTGACCGCGAAGCCGGCGGCGTGCATCGCAGGAAAGCGGTGAAGATCGATTTCGCGGTGATTGCGCGCGATAGCGCGTAATGGGCGCGTCGCTGAATTCGCAAGCCGCGAACGCGTCGAACTACCCCTTAATCAGACAGATCAGGGATATCCCTTGGTTGTCCGGACGGTAGGCCGGGCGTAACATCCACAGCCAGAAATGTTACCGGTAACTTTGCCGGCAACGGCATTTGCCAACAAAACACGCTGATGGAGAAACGAATGACCGCTGTACCGTCCGCCATCGCCGCGCCCAGCGCGCGCGTCGACGAGTTCGAGGAAAGGACCTATCGCAAGGTCGTACGCCGGCTGCTGCCGATACTGTTGCTGTGCTATGTGGTTGCGTATCTGGATCGCGTGAACGTCGGCTTCGCGAAGCTGCAGATGCTCGACGATCTCGGCCTGTCCGACACGATGTACGCGATCGGCGCGAGCGTGTTTTTTTGGGGCTATTTCATCTTCGAAGTGCCCAGCAACGTGTTTCTGCATCGCTACGGCGCGCGTTTCTGGATCGCGCGCATCATGTTCACGTGGGGGCTCGTGTCGATGGCGCTCGCGTTCGTCGCGCCGCTCGCGCAGATCGCGCACGTCGAAACCGCGACGATGTTCTACATCCTGCGCTTCCTGCTCGGGCTCTGCGAGGCCGGCTTCTTCCCCGGCGTGATTCTGTATCTGAACTTCTGGTTTCCCGCGCAGCGCCAAAGCCGCGTGATGTCCGGCTTTCTGATCGCGATGCCGGTCAGTCTGATGCTCGGCGGGGTCGTGTCGGGCTGGCTGATGGAACATACGGCGGGCCTGCTCGGCTATCAGGGCTGGCAATGGATGCTGCTGATCGAGGGCGTGCCGTCGCTGCTGACCGCGTTCGTCGTGTACTTTTCGCTCGACGA
The nucleotide sequence above comes from Paraburkholderia youngii. Encoded proteins:
- a CDS encoding glycoside hydrolase family 3 N-terminal domain-containing protein, coding for MLLRQSEMPLYRSPAATVEERVADLLARMTLDEKIAQLHAAWLVLSADGNHKARSIDFAQSANQITVDEILQYGLGQITRPLGTHTVDPKEGVRALNELQRKMVEDTRLGIPVMAHEECLVGLMIKDATLFPSPLNYAATWNPRLVGEVGTIIGEQARSIGCHQGLAPVLDVSRDPRWGRTEETLGEDPYLVGVLACHYVKGLQGEQRDLLATLKHFVGHSASEGGRNHAPVHVGPRELNDVFMLPFEMAVKLANAGSVMPAYHDVDGVPCHGDRTLLHDTLREKWGFDGLVVADYAGVDLLYSHHAVARDSASAAALAFNSGLDVELPGHECAVHLKEALERNEITEATIDTAVTRVLRVKFQLGLFENPYVDPERVDVKSAAAGDTAYQVALESAVLLRNQGDVLPLDANGADKIAVIGPTADDPLALLAGYSFPVHLINSGEQSTASIATPLRSLRALLGNERVIHAQGCDIIKERRAGAPVFPGDVSLDLTGDAHCDELISKDTDGIAAAVEAARQAGVALVFVGDLAGLFQSGTVGEGSDTDSLDLPGVQQALLQAVVDSGTPTVVVMTGGRPYNLGGLEDRIAAQIMAFAPGERGAEALADLLVGRANFSGRLPLSVPKSAGAVPYVYNHRLKSAGTPIAYHFGCRYPFGFGLGYTQFRYGDLALAHSEVPIEDGTIELSFTLDNIGARDGTEIVQIYVRDRHASVARPVRELKAFARVPLAAGASARVRVKLPVDMLNFTDARGERIVEPGDFDLLVGSSSRDIHLSGTVAVAGSATRTLERNWRMLSEVEIVA
- a CDS encoding SDR family NAD(P)-dependent oxidoreductase, whose translation is MSYATYPSLADKTIVVTGGGSGIGAAIVEAFAQQGARVFFLDVAEHDSLALQETLRHAKHQPLFRRCDLKNVDAIESTFAAIVEAAGPIDVLVNNAGNDDRHEIGDLTASYWDDRIAVNLRHQFFCAQAAANGMRRAGRGVILNLGSVSWHLALPNLAIYMTAKAGIEGLTRGLARDLGGAGIRVNCIIPGAVKTPRQMQLWQSAESEAKVVASQCLQLRIEPEHVARMALFLASDDASRCSGRDYFVDAGWYGE
- a CDS encoding LacI family DNA-binding transcriptional regulator, encoding MSDVAERAGVSKMTVSRVLAGRNVSQATRERVQKVIDELGYVADAAAGALSSGRSEFVAVLVPSLSSSNFSDTVRGLNAALNPHGLQLLLGDTDYLLEQEELLVRSMLRHQPRCVALTGGRHTDATRMLLQRAGIPVVEMWDLPSDPIDTVVGFSNSAAARAMVRHLHERGYRRIGFIAGASERDRRGHDRMRGYVAEVKALGLGEPRVIRLGDSPITMSHGAPAISALLDTWPDTEAVMCVSDMSAFGAIMECHRRGLSVPGDIAVAGFGNFEVSWCCQPTITTVSVDAYGIGLRAGETLLAALADREAGGVHRRKAVKIDFAVIARDSA
- a CDS encoding SMP-30/gluconolactonase/LRE family protein, producing MSMPVPVCVWAVGAELAEGPLWQAAENAVYFVDIKGRRIHRLSVATGEQRTWQAPDQPGFLAPLANGTFVCGLPGGLHRFDPASGEFSKLADVEPHLPGNRLNDGFVDAQGRLWFGSMDDAEQAPSGTLYRVSERGAVIAQDDDYVITNGPAMSPDGRTLYHNDTMRRVVYAFDVAADGTLSGKRIFAAISGDGHPDGMAVDADGFVWIALFGGWRIERYSPAGELVDQVPLPCANVTKLAFGGDDLQTVYVTTAWKGLTAVERQHQPQAGGLFSFRALVAGQVHARCTVGFER